A region from the Cytobacillus sp. IB215665 genome encodes:
- a CDS encoding NCS2 family permease, whose protein sequence is MKKYFQFQELGTNYRTEFIAGLTTFLSMAYILAVNPFTLSLGAIPDYPDELRMDAGAVFTATAIAAAIGSLLMGLLARYPIALAPGMGLNAFFAFSVILTYEIPWQTALSGVFVSGLIFIVLTLTGVRETIINAIPAELKHAVGAGIGLFIAFIGFQNAGIIVNNDAVLVGLGDLTNGKTLLAIFGVVITVMFMVRKINGGIFYGMALTAIAGMIFGLIDTPDKIVGAVPSLEPTFGEAIFNLTNIATEQMLLVILTFLFVDFFDTAGTLVAVANQAGLMKENKLPRAGKALFADSASTVVGSVLGTSTTTSYIESSAGVAAGGRTGFASIVTGGFFLLALFFSPLLNVVTAEVTAPALIIVGILMVSSLGKIAWDQFEIAVPAFLTLVAMPLTYSIATGIAVGFIFYPITMIIKGRAKEIHPIMYGLFIVFVLYFVFLV, encoded by the coding sequence ATGAAAAAATATTTTCAGTTTCAGGAATTAGGTACGAACTATAGAACTGAATTTATTGCTGGGTTAACTACATTTTTATCTATGGCGTACATTTTAGCTGTTAATCCTTTCACGTTGTCATTGGGAGCTATTCCTGATTATCCAGACGAATTACGCATGGATGCAGGTGCTGTATTTACTGCTACTGCTATAGCAGCTGCGATAGGATCATTACTAATGGGGCTTCTTGCAAGATATCCGATTGCATTAGCACCAGGTATGGGATTAAATGCTTTCTTTGCTTTTTCAGTGATCCTTACTTATGAGATACCTTGGCAAACAGCGTTGTCTGGAGTTTTTGTATCAGGGTTAATTTTCATTGTATTAACATTAACGGGCGTACGTGAAACGATTATTAATGCAATTCCAGCCGAGTTAAAACATGCAGTTGGAGCAGGGATTGGTTTGTTTATCGCATTTATTGGCTTTCAGAATGCTGGAATCATTGTGAATAATGATGCTGTTTTAGTCGGTCTAGGTGACTTAACGAACGGTAAAACATTACTAGCGATTTTTGGTGTTGTTATTACTGTTATGTTCATGGTAAGAAAGATTAATGGTGGCATCTTTTATGGTATGGCTTTGACTGCAATTGCTGGTATGATCTTTGGCTTAATAGATACTCCGGATAAAATTGTTGGGGCAGTACCAAGCTTAGAGCCTACATTCGGAGAAGCAATATTTAATTTAACGAACATAGCTACTGAACAAATGCTATTAGTTATTTTAACTTTCCTTTTTGTAGATTTCTTTGATACTGCTGGAACTTTAGTCGCGGTTGCGAATCAAGCGGGACTAATGAAAGAAAACAAATTGCCTCGTGCAGGTAAAGCTTTATTTGCAGATTCAGCCTCAACAGTTGTAGGGTCAGTTCTTGGAACGTCAACGACAACTTCTTATATTGAATCATCAGCAGGGGTAGCAGCAGGAGGAAGAACAGGTTTCGCATCTATTGTTACTGGAGGATTTTTCTTACTTGCGTTATTCTTTTCTCCACTATTAAATGTTGTAACAGCTGAGGTAACTGCGCCTGCATTAATTATTGTTGGTATTTTAATGGTTTCTTCTTTAGGAAAAATTGCTTGGGATCAATTTGAAATTGCTGTACCAGCATTTTTAACACTTGTAGCGATGCCGTTAACATACAGTATCGCAACGGGTATCGCAGTTGGATTTATTTTTTATCCAATTACGATGATCATAAAGGGTAGAGCGAAGGAAATACATCCAATTATGTACGGGTTATTTATCGTGTTTGTACTTTATTTCGTATTTTTAGTTTAA
- the guaA gene encoding glutamine-hydrolyzing GMP synthase, which yields MQHYEEIVVVLDFGSQYNQLITRRIRELGVYSELHPHTITAEEIRKMNPKGIIFSGGPNSVYDENAYHCDEEIFELGIPVLGICYGMQLMTKHFGGKVEGATHSEYGKATISIQNDSTLFQNLPNEQVAWMSHGDLVTQTPEGFSIDVTSPSCPIAGMSNESRHLYAVQFHPEVRHSEYGNDVLKNFVFEVCHCKELWSMENFIEMEIEKIRKTVGDKKVLCALSGGVDSSVVAVLIHKAIGDQLTCIFVDHGLLRKDEAEGVMKTFSEGFHMNVIKVDAKQRFMEKLQGVSDPEQKRKIIGNEFIYVFDDEAAKLEGIDYLAQGTLYTDIIESGTATAQTIKSHHNVGGLPEDMQFELIEPLNTLFKDEVRALGTELGLKDEVVWRQPFPGPGLGIRVLGEISEDKLEIVRESDAILRDEIKKAGLDRDIWQYFTVLPNIRSVGVMGDARTYDYTIGIRAVTSIDGMTSDWARIPWEVLEVISTRIVNEVNHVNRVVYDITSKPPATIEWE from the coding sequence TTGCAACATTATGAAGAAATAGTTGTAGTACTTGATTTTGGCAGTCAATATAACCAATTGATTACGCGACGAATTCGTGAATTGGGTGTTTACAGTGAATTACACCCGCATACAATTACAGCTGAAGAAATAAGAAAGATGAACCCAAAAGGGATAATCTTCTCTGGTGGGCCAAACAGTGTGTATGATGAAAATGCTTATCATTGTGATGAGGAAATCTTTGAATTAGGCATTCCAGTATTAGGGATATGTTATGGAATGCAGTTAATGACAAAACATTTCGGTGGAAAAGTTGAAGGAGCAACCCATAGTGAATATGGTAAGGCAACTATTTCTATTCAAAATGATTCAACCCTATTTCAAAATTTGCCGAATGAGCAAGTAGCTTGGATGAGTCATGGCGACTTAGTTACTCAAACACCTGAAGGGTTTTCAATTGATGTAACTAGTCCATCGTGTCCTATTGCGGGGATGAGCAATGAGTCTCGTCATTTATATGCAGTACAGTTTCATCCAGAAGTAAGGCATTCTGAATATGGTAATGATGTTTTGAAAAATTTTGTTTTTGAAGTTTGTCATTGTAAAGAGCTATGGTCAATGGAGAACTTCATTGAAATGGAAATTGAGAAAATTCGTAAGACGGTTGGAGATAAAAAAGTATTATGTGCATTAAGCGGTGGAGTGGATTCCTCTGTAGTAGCAGTGTTAATCCATAAAGCAATCGGTGACCAATTAACATGTATTTTTGTCGACCATGGTCTGTTACGCAAAGATGAAGCAGAAGGCGTGATGAAAACATTTAGTGAAGGGTTCCATATGAACGTCATTAAAGTAGATGCGAAACAACGTTTTATGGAGAAGCTACAAGGGGTATCGGACCCAGAACAGAAAAGAAAAATTATAGGAAACGAATTTATTTACGTCTTTGACGATGAAGCTGCAAAGCTGGAAGGTATTGACTATTTAGCGCAAGGGACTTTATATACTGACATTATTGAAAGTGGTACAGCAACGGCTCAAACGATTAAATCTCATCATAATGTAGGTGGACTACCTGAAGATATGCAGTTTGAACTTATTGAACCGTTAAATACACTTTTTAAGGATGAGGTACGAGCACTTGGAACAGAGTTAGGTTTAAAAGATGAAGTTGTTTGGCGTCAACCGTTCCCTGGGCCAGGGTTAGGTATTCGAGTTCTTGGAGAAATTTCGGAAGATAAATTAGAAATAGTGAGAGAATCCGACGCTATTTTACGTGATGAAATTAAAAAAGCAGGCTTGGATAGAGATATTTGGCAATATTTCACTGTACTACCTAATATCAGGAGTGTTGGAGTAATGGGAGATGCACGAACGTATGATTATACGATCGGCATACGGGCTGTAACATCGATTGACGGTATGACTTCTGACTGGGCGCGCATACCTTGGGAGGTTCTTGAAGTGATATCAACAAGAATCGTGAATGAAGTGAATCATGTAAACAGGGTGGTATATGATATTACTAGTAAGCCACCTGCAACAATTGAGTGGGAGTAA
- a CDS encoding DUF3488 and DUF4129 domain-containing transglutaminase family protein, with translation MIRQDELFNVRNIVLYLFSLFLLWEWLRPLTLITDTGSISLFLVFLVICLLLLYFRIRFWLSLLITGFIMFYMLHTTYQDGSFFQIELINLIYEEISYNISMALDGNWTEMTGYFRSLLFFILLWMMCYLMHYWIVHQKRIFTFFVLTIIYTTVIDTFTPYEAEHAIVRILVIGLIMISFLYYERTIDTELLNNNRRDFFFKWLIPTFAVVVVSAFVGFLVPKAEPQWPDPVPYLKSYVQGNDGTGSGVKKVGFSSDSSQLGGPFIPDDEVVFTVEASEKHYWRIETEDVYTGKGWVSSESSGRRSFDRLIEVYGDWWSFESVEQTPAEAQINMMKEQPYIVYPLGLTSIEGIPLEFNQTTERLYVERDLEIASLTNYTTIYNLPEYSVEALQNAKPYDASNRFIHKYLQLPDTLPTRVSDLAKEITEGKETQYDKVKAVESYFDSVNFQYETEDVAIPGEEEDYVDQFLFETMKGYCDNFSTSMVVLLRSVDIPARWVKGFTNGEKIKHDVYEVTNNNAHSWVEVYFEEIGWVTFEPTKGFTNPYDFRRDINRDAAEVNVPEVQSQQPELLQEEEVEEEEVNKYEVESSSNISIPWKPIAIVLIVATLMFFILRKTRLKWYPSVMILLYKNRRDEVVYFKAYAALLKQLAVYGLGRKEGQTLRAYAAYIDSYFGQQQMTELTKSYERALYRKDNAQDEWEKSVELWENLIKKTAS, from the coding sequence ATGATACGTCAAGATGAACTATTTAACGTGAGGAACATCGTTTTATACCTCTTTAGCCTTTTTCTGTTATGGGAGTGGCTCAGACCATTGACTCTCATTACCGATACTGGAAGTATATCATTATTCCTTGTCTTTTTAGTCATATGTCTCCTATTACTATATTTTCGTATTCGTTTTTGGCTATCACTACTTATTACTGGATTCATCATGTTTTATATGCTCCATACGACCTACCAAGACGGGAGCTTCTTTCAAATTGAGTTGATAAATCTCATATATGAAGAGATATCATATAATATATCCATGGCTTTGGACGGTAATTGGACAGAAATGACAGGTTATTTTCGAAGTCTGCTATTTTTCATTTTGCTGTGGATGATGTGCTACTTGATGCATTATTGGATTGTGCACCAAAAACGTATATTTACCTTTTTTGTTTTAACAATTATATATACAACTGTGATTGATACGTTTACACCATATGAAGCAGAACATGCCATTGTGCGTATATTGGTTATTGGTTTAATTATGATAAGCTTTTTATATTATGAGCGGACGATCGATACTGAGTTGTTAAATAACAACAGAAGAGATTTTTTCTTTAAATGGTTGATACCTACATTTGCTGTTGTTGTCGTATCTGCTTTTGTCGGTTTTCTCGTTCCGAAAGCTGAACCTCAATGGCCTGACCCTGTACCTTATTTGAAATCGTATGTACAAGGTAATGATGGAACCGGTAGTGGTGTGAAAAAAGTTGGGTTTTCATCAGATAGTTCACAGTTAGGCGGACCTTTTATTCCTGATGATGAGGTTGTTTTTACGGTAGAAGCAAGTGAGAAGCATTACTGGAGAATAGAAACTGAGGATGTCTATACTGGGAAGGGCTGGGTTTCATCTGAAAGCTCTGGACGACGGTCGTTTGATCGATTAATTGAAGTATATGGTGATTGGTGGTCTTTCGAGAGTGTTGAACAAACTCCTGCAGAAGCACAAATAAATATGATGAAAGAACAACCATATATCGTATATCCGCTAGGACTGACATCAATCGAGGGCATACCTCTTGAGTTCAACCAAACGACTGAAAGATTATATGTTGAGCGAGACTTAGAGATTGCCAGTTTAACGAATTATACGACAATCTATAATTTACCTGAGTATTCTGTTGAAGCCTTACAAAATGCGAAACCATATGATGCATCAAATCGTTTTATACACAAGTACCTACAACTACCAGACACTTTGCCAACAAGAGTAAGTGATTTAGCAAAAGAAATTACTGAAGGTAAGGAAACCCAATATGATAAAGTAAAGGCTGTTGAATCGTACTTTGATAGTGTGAATTTTCAATACGAAACAGAGGATGTAGCGATTCCTGGAGAAGAAGAAGATTATGTTGATCAATTTTTGTTTGAGACGATGAAGGGGTATTGTGATAATTTTTCTACTTCGATGGTTGTACTCTTACGATCAGTGGATATTCCTGCACGATGGGTAAAGGGATTTACGAATGGAGAAAAGATTAAACATGACGTTTATGAAGTGACGAATAACAATGCCCATTCTTGGGTTGAGGTGTATTTCGAAGAGATTGGATGGGTAACATTTGAGCCTACAAAAGGTTTTACTAACCCATATGATTTTAGACGAGATATTAATAGAGATGCTGCTGAGGTTAATGTACCTGAAGTTCAGAGTCAACAGCCAGAGCTATTACAAGAAGAGGAAGTAGAAGAAGAGGAAGTAAATAAATATGAAGTGGAAAGTAGCTCTAATATATCAATACCATGGAAGCCTATAGCTATTGTCCTTATCGTTGCTACCCTCATGTTCTTCATATTAAGAAAAACTAGATTAAAATGGTACCCGAGTGTGATGATTTTGTTATATAAAAACCGTAGGGATGAAGTTGTTTACTTTAAGGCATATGCAGCACTGCTTAAGCAGTTGGCGGTATATGGGCTTGGGCGTAAAGAGGGACAAACATTAAGAGCCTATGCTGCGTATATCGACTCTTATTTTGGTCAACAACAAATGACAGAGCTAACGAAAAGCTATGAAAGAGCATTATATCGCAAAGATAATGCACAAGATGAATGGGAAAAGTCGGTAGAATTATGGGAAAATTTAATTAAAAAGACAGCATCTTGA
- a CDS encoding DUF58 domain-containing protein encodes MKKVNNFVLFFGKFFLILLLLAGIFVYAMFQGGFVSWFLFFSFLPFVCYSLILAIYPIRFFEVERNINQSQFIAGEKLTGTITIRRKYPLPLLYILIEETLPESLLNAIQSKKSKVIVFSWFKRSYSYEYIIESIPRGEFKLSNIRVKTGDFLGLIEKERNYMAEHSILVYPKCIDMVYSQGENQFEQGMTSSRLKVHRETAVTTGVREYRNGDRFSWIDWKSTARKNTIMTKEFEQQQSNDIVVFFDRSRSVAFEHSVTFAASVTNAILQRGSQVGFISIGKDNVEIPLGSGGIQKQQIQHHLARVKAEEEVAFTAQLEGEIAKYHRSVSIMLISTHLNEEMMQFMKRMALNNASIIFILVKDNDAKPSTEELQLIESIEKNRILPKIIYGERFTDVFNEVGRP; translated from the coding sequence ATGAAAAAGGTAAATAATTTTGTACTGTTTTTCGGAAAGTTCTTTTTGATACTTCTATTATTAGCAGGTATATTTGTATATGCGATGTTTCAGGGTGGTTTCGTTAGTTGGTTTTTATTTTTTAGTTTTTTACCGTTTGTATGTTATTCTCTCATCTTAGCAATATACCCTATCAGATTCTTTGAGGTGGAACGTAATATTAATCAAAGTCAGTTTATCGCAGGAGAAAAACTAACTGGAACTATTACGATAAGACGTAAATATCCACTTCCGCTATTATATATTTTAATAGAAGAGACCTTACCAGAATCATTACTCAATGCTATACAATCAAAAAAATCAAAGGTTATTGTTTTTTCATGGTTTAAGAGAAGTTATTCGTATGAATATATTATTGAGTCTATTCCAAGAGGAGAATTTAAGCTGTCTAACATAAGAGTTAAAACAGGTGATTTTCTTGGGTTAATTGAAAAAGAGCGAAACTATATGGCTGAACACTCAATATTAGTTTATCCGAAGTGTATTGATATGGTCTATTCTCAAGGCGAAAACCAATTTGAACAAGGTATGACGTCTTCACGTTTGAAGGTTCATCGTGAAACAGCTGTTACAACAGGTGTAAGAGAATATAGAAATGGTGATCGCTTTTCATGGATTGACTGGAAATCTACAGCAAGAAAAAATACGATTATGACAAAGGAATTTGAGCAACAGCAAAGTAACGATATTGTCGTTTTTTTCGATCGGTCACGTTCTGTAGCATTTGAACATTCGGTTACATTTGCAGCTTCGGTGACTAATGCAATATTACAAAGAGGATCGCAAGTCGGGTTTATCTCCATAGGAAAAGATAACGTAGAGATTCCCCTAGGGAGTGGGGGAATTCAAAAGCAACAAATTCAGCATCATTTAGCAAGAGTCAAGGCCGAAGAGGAAGTGGCCTTTACTGCACAGTTAGAAGGTGAAATAGCAAAATACCATCGATCAGTGTCGATTATGCTTATTTCTACACACCTTAACGAAGAAATGATGCAATTTATGAAACGAATGGCTTTAAATAACGCGAGCATCATTTTTATTCTTGTTAAAGATAATGATGCTAAACCATCAACAGAGGAGCTTCAATTAATTGAAAGCATTGAAAAGAATCGTATCCTACCAAAGATTATATATGGTGAACGTTTCACAGATGTGTTTAATGAGGTGGGTAGACCATGA
- a CDS encoding MoxR family ATPase has product MEVAATFHPVLNKVIENIEKVMIGKRDITILSLTALLAEGHVLLEDVPGVGKTMMVRSLAKSVNADFKRIQFTPDLLPSDVTGVSIYNPKELKFEFRPGPIMGDIVLADEINRTSPKTQSALLEAMEEGSVTIDGVSWSLSKPFFVMATQNPIEYEGTYPLPEAQLDRFLLKMKMGYPTVQEEIEVLTRAEKSKPIDELTSVIDLGELSRLQDEAKEVYVDDQLKQYIVNLVLGTRNHTSTYLGVSPRGSLALMKACQAFALIHDRDYVIPDDVQYLAQFVLSHRIILKSEAKFEGLSTEDIIEQVIKRTSIPIQRQRSLR; this is encoded by the coding sequence ATGGAAGTTGCTGCTACGTTTCATCCAGTACTGAATAAAGTTATTGAAAATATTGAAAAAGTAATGATAGGAAAACGGGACATTACCATCTTAAGCTTAACTGCTCTGTTAGCTGAGGGGCATGTGTTGCTAGAGGATGTACCTGGTGTTGGTAAAACGATGATGGTACGTTCTCTTGCAAAATCAGTTAATGCAGATTTTAAACGTATTCAATTTACCCCAGACTTATTACCGTCTGATGTAACAGGGGTTTCTATTTATAATCCAAAGGAACTGAAATTTGAATTTCGACCAGGTCCTATTATGGGAGATATTGTTTTGGCAGATGAGATTAATCGAACATCACCAAAAACACAATCAGCCTTATTAGAAGCAATGGAGGAAGGTAGTGTAACCATTGATGGGGTTTCATGGTCATTATCAAAGCCATTTTTCGTTATGGCGACACAAAACCCAATTGAATATGAAGGAACTTATCCACTACCTGAAGCGCAACTGGATCGTTTTTTACTAAAAATGAAAATGGGATATCCAACTGTGCAAGAAGAGATCGAAGTGTTGACAAGAGCGGAGAAAAGTAAGCCGATAGATGAGTTAACGTCTGTGATAGATTTAGGAGAGCTTAGCCGACTACAAGATGAAGCTAAGGAAGTTTATGTGGATGATCAATTGAAACAGTATATTGTTAACCTTGTTTTAGGGACACGTAATCATACATCTACGTACTTAGGAGTTAGTCCAAGGGGTTCGCTTGCGCTTATGAAAGCTTGTCAGGCATTTGCTCTTATCCATGATAGAGATTACGTCATACCTGATGATGTACAATATTTAGCGCAGTTTGTTCTTTCTCACCGCATTATTTTAAAATCTGAAGCAAAGTTCGAAGGTTTAAGTACAGAGGATATCATTGAACAAGTAATTAAAAGAACAAGTATACCTATTCAACGTCAAAGATCGCTGAGGTAA